One genomic region from uncultured Cohaesibacter sp. encodes:
- a CDS encoding energy-coupling factor transporter transmembrane component T, producing MLSLTVEQRSWMHRLPVWLKLLLLCLFTLVLWPLADWRLLLASCLPVVLLYASAGRYFAKLGAQRLKPVVYLVAIIFIYQVVTGRIEEGLAICLKIIATVSLANLVTMTSRLDDMMAVIETLAKPFHALGLPPRALGFAMGLVIRFTPLFLQRGTQLNQAWRARSPRRTSPRLLVPLALSAIDDADRVAEALKARGGLQNTKTKEIQSDSAIQTRAE from the coding sequence ATGCTGTCCTTGACCGTAGAGCAAAGAAGCTGGATGCATCGATTGCCTGTGTGGCTGAAGCTTCTTCTGCTGTGCCTCTTTACGCTGGTGCTCTGGCCGCTGGCTGACTGGCGCCTGCTGCTGGCCTCCTGCCTTCCGGTGGTTTTGCTCTATGCCTCTGCCGGGCGCTATTTTGCGAAACTGGGTGCCCAGCGCTTGAAGCCGGTTGTCTATCTTGTCGCGATTATCTTCATCTATCAGGTCGTCACGGGGCGCATCGAGGAAGGGCTCGCCATTTGTCTCAAGATAATCGCGACGGTCAGCCTTGCAAATTTGGTGACCATGACATCGCGTCTTGATGATATGATGGCCGTAATAGAAACGCTGGCAAAGCCATTCCATGCGCTTGGCCTGCCGCCTCGCGCACTTGGGTTTGCCATGGGGCTGGTCATCCGTTTCACACCGCTGTTTCTGCAAAGAGGAACCCAGCTCAATCAGGCCTGGCGTGCGCGAAGCCCCCGGCGAACAAGTCCACGCCTTCTGGTGCCGCTGGCGCTCAGCGCCATTGATGATGCCGATAGGGTCGCCGAAGCGCTGAAGGCGCGCGGTGGGCTTCAGAATACAAAGACCAAAGAAATTCAGTCGGATAGCGCGATCCAAACTCGCGCTGAATAG
- a CDS encoding biotin transporter BioY, whose translation MERQVAFIALFAALVAALGLMPQFMLPFGVPVSAQSLGVMMAGVVLGARRGALSMILFIVLVLAGLPLLAGGRGGLGVLAGPTVGFFLGWPFAAYTTGLIVEKWGKGNLLIAGTFASIVGGIFVLYLLGVLGMAVRLDKSFMEAASMVLVFIPGDVIKAFVAGFVLQGIAKARPSALLSRG comes from the coding sequence ATGGAACGCCAAGTTGCCTTTATCGCTCTTTTTGCGGCACTCGTTGCCGCATTGGGCCTCATGCCTCAATTCATGCTGCCGTTCGGCGTGCCCGTCAGCGCTCAGAGCCTTGGTGTCATGATGGCTGGCGTCGTGCTGGGCGCGCGCCGCGGTGCCCTTTCCATGATCTTGTTCATTGTGCTGGTTCTGGCCGGTTTGCCGCTGCTGGCTGGTGGCCGTGGTGGTCTGGGCGTGCTTGCCGGTCCGACCGTCGGTTTCTTCCTTGGCTGGCCATTTGCTGCCTATACTACAGGTCTGATCGTGGAGAAATGGGGCAAGGGCAACCTGCTCATCGCCGGTACCTTCGCGTCCATCGTTGGCGGCATCTTCGTGCTCTACCTGCTGGGTGTCCTGGGCATGGCTGTGCGCCTTGATAAATCCTTCATGGAAGCTGCTTCCATGGTTCTGGTCTTCATTCCGGGCGACGTGATCAAGGCCTTTGTTGCCGGTTTTGTCCTTCAGGGCATTGCCAAGGCGCGCCCGAGCGCCTTGCTGTCACGCGGCTGA
- the pgl gene encoding 6-phosphogluconolactonase codes for MTETRVYPDRGSLAAGLAEQVAAELNKAIRKRGRATLAVPGGETPRAFLTELSLQKVEWDCVSVILTDEHFVPESSEHSNGCQVRTLLMQNRAAEAQFHPFYHEVSEPEDALPLIATDLHEVLPIDVCILGMGTDTRVAALFPNADLLEEALGLWAPSVMVVRGHEDGEPRFTLTAPVLERARKAHVLIVGEEKKVTLREAQKVGLVEEAPVRVILNRARATTIHYAD; via the coding sequence GTGACTGAAACCCGAGTTTATCCCGACCGAGGTAGCCTTGCGGCAGGCCTTGCCGAACAGGTGGCTGCTGAACTGAATAAAGCCATCCGCAAGAGGGGAAGAGCCACGCTTGCCGTTCCGGGCGGAGAAACCCCGCGCGCGTTCCTGACCGAACTCAGTCTGCAAAAAGTCGAATGGGACTGCGTGTCTGTCATCCTGACTGACGAGCATTTTGTGCCTGAATCTTCCGAACACTCGAATGGGTGTCAGGTGCGTACGCTTCTGATGCAGAATAGGGCTGCCGAAGCACAGTTCCATCCCTTTTATCACGAGGTTTCCGAGCCGGAAGACGCTCTGCCTCTGATCGCAACCGATCTGCATGAGGTTCTGCCGATTGATGTTTGCATATTGGGTATGGGCACAGACACACGCGTTGCGGCGCTCTTTCCCAATGCGGACCTTCTGGAAGAAGCTCTCGGTCTATGGGCGCCGTCCGTCATGGTGGTTCGCGGTCACGAAGATGGAGAACCGCGCTTTACGCTCACGGCCCCGGTTCTGGAGCGTGCCCGCAAGGCGCATGTCCTGATTGTAGGTGAAGAAAAGAAAGTCACCCTGCGCGAAGCCCAGAAGGTTGGGCTCGTTGAAGAGGCACCTGTGAGGGTTATTCTAAATCGTGCACGGGCTACAACCATTCATTATGCCGATTAG
- a CDS encoding TIM barrel protein, whose amino-acid sequence MPSLPVLGASLKYDELVSLKDWIFEKNRTIELQDFCMVDVLDDDQDDLIEAYKDVLDGFRGLHGIHGPFFSLDLAATDPLIQQVVTVRLLDALNKCEKLGATHMVVHSPFTFWHSLNFTNYAYLKPNIFEAAQRILEPVVQRAEQIGCCLMLENIDDADPALRCELVEIINSPMLQVSLDTGHAQLAHGQYKAPPVADYVTVAGPLLGHVHLQDADGFADRHWHPGEGSIPWGGVFKALSDIHAAPRLIIEARDRKELLPKTVKHLEALGLAE is encoded by the coding sequence GGCGCTTCGCTCAAATATGATGAACTTGTTTCTCTGAAAGACTGGATTTTTGAGAAGAACCGCACCATCGAATTGCAGGATTTCTGCATGGTGGATGTTCTGGATGACGATCAGGACGACCTGATCGAGGCCTATAAGGATGTTCTGGATGGCTTCAGGGGCCTGCATGGCATTCACGGCCCGTTTTTCAGCCTCGATCTGGCTGCGACCGATCCGCTGATCCAGCAGGTTGTGACGGTGCGTCTGCTCGATGCGCTTAATAAATGCGAAAAGCTGGGCGCGACACACATGGTCGTGCATAGCCCTTTCACATTCTGGCACAGCCTCAATTTCACCAACTATGCCTATCTCAAGCCGAATATCTTTGAAGCAGCGCAGCGAATACTGGAACCTGTTGTCCAGCGTGCCGAGCAGATTGGCTGTTGCCTGATGCTGGAAAATATCGATGATGCCGATCCGGCGTTGCGCTGTGAATTGGTGGAAATCATCAATAGCCCGATGTTGCAGGTTTCCCTCGATACTGGCCATGCCCAACTGGCCCATGGCCAGTATAAGGCTCCTCCGGTGGCGGATTATGTGACCGTCGCCGGTCCGCTTCTGGGGCATGTGCATTTGCAGGATGCCGATGGCTTTGCCGATCGCCACTGGCATCCGGGTGAGGGGTCCATTCCCTGGGGCGGTGTTTTCAAGGCGCTATCGGACATCCACGCCGCGCCGCGCCTGATCATCGAAGCGCGCGACCGCAAGGAGCTGTTGCCGAAAACGGTTAAACATCTCGAGGCGCTTGGCTTGGCCGAGTAG
- a CDS encoding ROK family protein, which produces MAWELVADVGGTNMRLAAAVDGRIKEQHTFDTTGTMHLTDAVKSFVGKIGSSPRHVVVAAAGVIQNGYVTLTNAGNQQFSQADLIVAAGAEGARILNDFEAAAWSLVTADPDDLTLIQGTLPGPLQTPPAPTPPRLIIGPGTGLGVGTQVWAGHQPEVLQGEGGHVRVAPHSLDEVAAFTKLAELWPETQMDSSPCLALEAEAILSGTGIPYLMKALELLDGQEPSEMSARDIFDVARTEGNPLAVRAINMFAHHLGAVAGDLALYISAYGGVFLTGGVLQKNEWIFQNPHFLRGFNQGGRHTKFRVNMPIYLYRNSNFGLEGAINAMTFDPDLH; this is translated from the coding sequence ATGGCTTGGGAACTGGTTGCCGATGTTGGTGGAACCAATATGCGTTTGGCTGCCGCGGTGGATGGCCGCATCAAGGAACAGCATACTTTCGATACGACCGGCACAATGCACTTGACCGATGCGGTTAAAAGCTTCGTTGGCAAGATTGGATCGAGCCCGCGCCATGTCGTGGTGGCCGCAGCGGGTGTTATCCAGAATGGCTATGTCACATTGACCAATGCTGGCAATCAGCAATTTTCGCAAGCCGATCTCATCGTGGCAGCCGGAGCCGAAGGCGCACGCATCCTGAACGATTTTGAAGCGGCGGCCTGGTCTCTCGTTACGGCCGATCCAGATGACCTCACGCTTATTCAGGGCACGCTTCCTGGCCCATTGCAAACCCCGCCAGCCCCGACGCCTCCGCGCCTGATCATTGGTCCGGGTACCGGTCTGGGGGTTGGCACCCAAGTCTGGGCTGGCCATCAGCCCGAGGTGCTGCAAGGTGAGGGGGGCCATGTGCGCGTTGCGCCCCATAGCCTTGACGAAGTCGCCGCATTCACAAAGCTTGCCGAACTGTGGCCGGAAACACAGATGGACAGCTCTCCATGCCTTGCTCTGGAAGCTGAGGCGATCCTGTCGGGTACCGGCATTCCCTATCTGATGAAGGCTCTGGAACTTCTCGACGGACAGGAACCTTCGGAGATGTCGGCGCGCGATATCTTTGATGTCGCCCGCACCGAGGGTAATCCGCTGGCCGTGCGCGCCATCAACATGTTTGCCCATCATCTGGGCGCCGTGGCTGGCGATCTGGCGCTTTATATTTCCGCCTATGGCGGCGTTTTCCTGACCGGTGGCGTGCTGCAGAAAAACGAATGGATCTTCCAGAACCCGCATTTTCTGCGCGGCTTCAATCAGGGCGGTCGTCATACCAAATTCCGCGTCAACATGCCGATCTATCTCTACCGCAATTCCAACTTCGGTCTTGAAGGGGCGATCAACGCCATGACTTTTGATCCGGACTTGCACTAG
- a CDS encoding ABC transporter ATP-binding protein codes for MMNNAIVLDGVNHQLNDKPFFKDLSIEMREKRIGLIGRNGSGKSTLARMISGLIEPEAGQIRVHGVDIAKDRKKAIETIGLIFQNPDHQIIFPTVEEEIAFGLESLSGNRKQAREAARGFLQSFGRLDWAERGTFTLSQGQRHLVCLMAVLAMQPKAVLLDEPFAGLDWPTTRRLYHWLDGLEQQVVLVTHDIDHLESYDRILWLEKGQLIADGAPADVLPAYREKMERLVFSDDEILGPGLPATNGEQG; via the coding sequence ATGATGAACAATGCCATCGTCCTTGATGGGGTAAACCATCAATTGAATGACAAGCCTTTTTTCAAGGACCTGTCCATAGAGATGCGTGAAAAGCGCATTGGTCTGATCGGGCGTAATGGCTCGGGCAAATCCACCTTGGCACGCATGATTTCCGGTCTCATTGAACCTGAGGCTGGGCAAATCCGCGTGCATGGTGTCGACATCGCCAAGGATCGCAAAAAGGCCATTGAAACGATCGGACTCATTTTCCAGAATCCCGATCATCAGATCATCTTCCCGACAGTGGAAGAGGAAATCGCCTTCGGATTGGAGAGCCTTTCTGGCAACCGCAAGCAGGCCCGCGAGGCCGCGCGCGGTTTCCTGCAATCCTTCGGACGGCTTGATTGGGCCGAGCGGGGCACCTTTACGCTGTCGCAAGGGCAGCGGCATCTGGTTTGCCTGATGGCCGTGCTGGCCATGCAGCCCAAGGCGGTGTTGCTAGACGAACCCTTTGCCGGTCTCGATTGGCCTACCACGCGGCGGCTTTATCATTGGCTGGACGGGCTTGAGCAGCAAGTGGTGCTTGTCACCCACGATATTGACCATCTGGAGAGCTATGATCGCATTCTCTGGCTTGAAAAAGGCCAACTGATTGCGGATGGCGCCCCGGCCGATGTGTTGCCAGCCTATCGCGAGAAGATGGAACGTCTGGTCTTCAGCGATGACGAAATTCTTGGCCCCGGCCTGCCCGCCACGAATGGGGAGCAGGGTTGA